A stretch of Henckelia pumila isolate YLH828 chromosome 4, ASM3356847v2, whole genome shotgun sequence DNA encodes these proteins:
- the LOC140866988 gene encoding ras-related protein RABA1d-like encodes MDGHRAEDDYDYLFKLVLIGDSGVGKSNLLSRFTRNEFSLETKSTIGVVATRSMTVEGKVIKAQIWDTAGQERYRAITSAYYRGAVGALLVYDVTRHSTFESVERWLRELRDHTDPNIVAMLIGNKSDLRHLVTVSTEDGTLFAEKESLYFMETSALDATNVDKAFSDVLDQIYRIVSKKNVEAGEDSAATIVPSIGEKIDVSKDVSDMKKSGCCSS; translated from the exons ATGGATGGGCATAGAGCGGAAGATGACTATGACTATCTGTTCAAGTTGGTTTTGATTGGGGACTCAGGTGTGGGCAAATCCAACTTGCTTTCGAGATTCACTAGGAATGAGTTTAGCTTGGAGACTAAATCAACCATCGGGGTTGTTGCTACCAGAAGCATGACTGTTGAGGGGAAAGTTATCAAGGCTCAGATTTGGGACACGGCTGGCCAAGAAAG GTACCGTGCCATCACCAGTGCCTACTATCGTGGTGCGGTTGGTGCTTTGCTGGTATATGATGTCACCAGGCATTCCACATTCGAAAGTGTGGAAAGATGGCTAAGAGAGCTGAGAGATCACACCGATCCCAACATTGTAGCCATGCTCATTGGCAACAAGTCAGATCTTCGACATCTGGTGACTGTCTCAACCGAGGATGGAACATTATTTGCTGAGAAAGAATCACTCTACTTCATGGAAACATCTGCACTGGATGCTACAAACGTGGACAAAGCATTCTCAGatgttcttgatcagatataTCGTATCGTGAGCAAGAAGAACGTGGAGGCGGGTGAGGATTCAGCTGCAACCATTGTCCCTTCGATAGGGGAGAAAATTGATGTTAGTAAGGATGTATCGGACATGAAAAAATCTGGGTGTTGTTCCTCATAG
- the LOC140866354 gene encoding probable WRKY transcription factor 65 isoform X2: MSRLNNTRLVSELVDSEESPENSGDSPRSAVSGDIKTAASTSSSRRRRGGIQKRVVSIPIKEVEGLKLKGDHMTAPPSDSWAWRKYGQKPIKGSPYPRGYYRCSSSKGCPARKQVERSRVDPNMLVVTYSCEHNHPWPASRHNNNLNTNHPKSTSSAAATNLTASEDEEEQEEQEDQQEEEKLPVINPNCNKPQEIMEEDMKFSHFINGSTEFGWFSDFESTTSCTMLESHMILTEDRNIATDNEMAMIFTMREEDDESLFADLGELPECSTVFRRGMAQKEAEQRRHTGDNETMCLPQICLPS, translated from the exons ATGAGTAGATTGAATAACACTAGACTTGTTAGCGAGCTTGTGGACTCCGAGGAATCCCCGGAAAACAGCGGTGATTCGCCTCGCTCCGCCGTGTCTGGAGATATCAAGACGGCCGCTTCCACCTCCTCTTCCAGAAGAAG GAGAGGAGGCATACAGAAGAGAGTTGTGTCGATTCCAATCAAAGAAGTGGAAGGATTAAAGCTAAAAGGTGATCATATGACTGCTCCGCCGTCTGATTCTTGGGCATGGAGAAAATACGGCCAAAAACCCATAAAGGGTTCTCCATATCCAAG AGGATATTACAGGTGTAGTAGTTCAAAAGGATGTCCCGCAAGAAAACAAGTGGAGAGGAGTAGAGTGGACCCTAACATGCTAGTGGTGACATATTCTTGTGAACACAACCACCCTTGGCCGGCATCTAGGCATAATAATAATCTCAACACCAACCACCCAAAATCCACCAGCTCGGCGGCGGCTACTAACTTGACAGCTTCAGAAgatgaagaagaacaagaagaacAAGAAGATCAGCAAGAAGAAGAGAAGCTGCCTGTGATTAATCCTAATTGTAATAAACCTCAAGAAATCATGGAGGAGGACAtgaaatttagccattttattAATGGTAGTACTGAATTTGGATGGTTTTCTGATTTCGAATCCACCACATCTTGCACCATGCTGGAGAGTCACATGATTTTAACAGAGGACAGGAATATTGCTACAGACAATGAAATGGCTATGATTTTCACGATgcgtgaagaagatgatgagtCTCTGTTTGCTGATCTCGGTGAGTTGCCGGAATGCTCGACTGTGTTCCGCCGTGGGATGGCGCAAAAAGAGGCGGAGCAACGGCGCCACACTGGGGATAATGAGACCATGTGCCTTCCCCAAATTTGTCTTCCGTCATGA
- the LOC140866038 gene encoding uncharacterized protein: MGGTERSHCIHIAAVLFLHALLANLATAETNISADQSALLALKARVTGDPYGVLRNWSLSSSVCNWIGVTCGARHHRVISLNVSNMDLTGSIPPELGNLSFLASLDMISNHFSGILPENLARLRRLTLVRLTDNNFQGEVPSLFNFLPRLRYLHLRNNKFTGLNLFLQSISNETRLEILDLSLNALKGNIPESIVKLGNLRGLDLDDNYLSGSIPSSLGNMSRLEILTMANNSIQGTIPEGIGSLLNLVYLILPQNRLTGCIPLSILNISTLQVLSFAENKLSCNLPDDMCLGLPSLQGLYLSSNDIFGQIPSSISACSQLQKLNLLDNRMTGAIPPKITDLEMLELLHLGYNKLTGTIPSEIGKLQNLRDLRMQNNFLSGSIPSSLFNISSLRMLWLPKNKLSGSLTEEFGNLTVLEELYLSDNSFVGVIPQRLGELQEMTALDLGVNRLRGSIPLGIFNISALTLLSVTENNLTGKLPLDIGHLLPYLGGLYLGKNNFDGPLPYSILNCSELTVLDLSENEFTGPIPNSLGNLRALTHLNLMVNNFITESTSPELSFITSLVNCRDLIQLAISYNPLNGVLPLSIGNLSSSLRTIYATDAKIKGHIPNEIGNLSGLVTLYLSTNDLTGFIPKTLDGLSKLQQFYLATNQIAGPIPNDVCKLKNLGALDLSENQLTGSVPGCLGNVSSLREIVLNLNNLSSGIPDSIWNLHDLLVLDLSSNSFTNSLSAQIGNLKMATSINLSKNQLSNDIPSRIGDLKSLIDLSLAHNRFQGSIPQSMGDMLNLVSLDLSYNKISGTIPMSLETLKHLEHFNVSFNELSGNIPTGGPFINFSSESFMFNSALCGSPRFQVPYCKGSKHQAKTKKVLRVALITLCIATFVCAITLTLIVVKYKRKNKPTNISNDVSSSVGPARFSQYELLQATNGYSESNFLGRGGFSSVYKGVLEDGTVFAVKVFNMELEGALKSFDTECEVLRNLRHRNLTKVIGSCSNQDFKALVLEFMPNGSLEKWLYSGTYFLNIMQRLSIMIDVASALEYLHNGYSTPVVHCDLKPSNVLLDENMIAHVSDFGIAKLLGEGESIRHTSTLATFGYMAPEYGLEGMASTRCDVYSYGVVLLETFTGKRPSDEMFEGQLSLKNWVQSSMPNALTQVIDGNLIRSAEGENFDKLQYCVSSVFELALNCLEESPGTRMNMKDVLAQLVKLRTQSM; the protein is encoded by the exons ATGGGGGGAACTGAAAGATCCCACTGCATCCATATTGCTGCAGTTTTATTCCTGCACGCTTTATTGGCTAACTTAGCCACTGCAGAAACCAATATCAGTGCCGATCAATCAGCACTCCTTGCCTTAAAGGCACGCGTCACAGGAGACCCTTATGGTGTCCTCAGAAACTGGAGCCTTTCATCTTCAGTTTGCAATTGGATTGGAGTCACTTGCGGGGCTCGCCATCATAGAGTCATTTCCTTGAATGTGTCAAACATGGATCTTACTGGAAGCATCCCTCCTGAACTTGGAAACCTCTCCTTTCTTGCTTCGCTTGACATGATAAGCAACCATTTCAGTGGAATTCTTCCTGAGAATTTGGCTCGTCTGCGAAGATTGACATTAGTCAGACTGACGGACAACAACTTCCAAGGGGAAGTTCCTAGCTTGTTCAACTTCTTGCCTCGACTTCGGTATTTGCATTTAAGAAACAACAAGTTTACTGGTTTGAACTTGTTCCTGCAGTCGATCTCTAATGAGACAAGGCTCGAGATTTTAGACTTGTCACTTAATGCTCTTAAAGGTAATATTCCCGAGTCCATAGTCAAACTTGGCAATCTCAGAGGTTTGGACTTGGACGATAATTATCTTTCTGGTTCCATCCCTTCTTCACTCGGGAACATGTCGCGTTTAGAGATATTGACTATGGCAAATAATTCAATCCAAGGAACGATACCAGAAGGCATCGGGAGTCTACTAAATCTGGTTTATTTGATTCTGCCACAGAACCGGCTAACAGGGTGTATTCCGTTGAGCATCCTCAACATATCGACGTTACAAGTCCTATCTTTTGCGGAGAATAAGTTATCTTGTAATCTTCCGGATGACATGTGCCTCGGACTTCCGTCacttcaagggctttatctatctTCCAATGATATATTCGGTCAAATTCCATCAAGCATCTCTGCATGCTCTCAGCTTCAAAAACTTAACTTGTTAGATAACAGAATGACTGGAGCCATACCACCAAAAATAACTGATCTAGAGATGCTCGAGTTATTACATCTTGGTTACAACAAGTTGACAG GCACAATTCCATCGGAGATAGGCAAACTTCAAAATCTCCGGGACTTACGCATGCAAAACAACTTTCTTAGCGGTTCTATACCGAGTAGCCTGTTCAACATCTCATCTCTGAGGATGCTATGGTTGCCGAAAAACAAACTGAGTGGATCCCTAACGGAAGAATTCGGGAATCTCACCGTGCTGGAGGAGCTTTATCTTAGCGACAATAGTTTCGTAG GCGTGATACCACAAAGGTTGGGTGAACTTCAAGAAATGACAGCATTGGATTTGGGTGTTAATCGGTTAAGAGGTTCCATACCTCTGGGAATATTCAATATCTCGGCACTGACACTGCTTTCAGTGACGGAGAATAACCTCACTGGCAAACTTCCATTAGATATTGGTCATCTTCTTCCATATCTTGGAGGACTTTACCTTGGTAAAAATAACTTCGATGGTCCTCTTCCATATTCTATCTTAAACTGTTCTGAGCTCACAGTTCTCGACCTTTCGGAAAATGAATTCACCGGTCCTATCCCCAATTCTCTTGGGAACCTGAGAGCTCTAACTCACCTGAATTTGATGGTGAACAATTTCATAACTGAGTCCACTTCTCCTGAATTGAGCTTTATCACCTCCCTAGTGAATTGCAGAGACTTGATACAATTGGCCATCAGTTATAATCCACTAAATGGTGTTCTTCCTTTATCCATTGGGAATCTTTCTTCTTCTCTACGCACTATTTATGCCACCGATGCCAAAATCAAGGGTCACATTCCGAATGAAATCGGTAATTTAAGTGGATTGGTTACTTTATATCTTTCGACAAATGATTTGACTGGATTTATTCCAAAAACACTCGATGGTTTATCAAAACTTCAACAGTTTTATCTTGCCACCAACCAAATAGCAGGACCCATTCCGAACGATGTGTGCAAGTTAAAAAACTTGGGAGCATTAGACTTGAGCGAAAATCAGCTCACTGGCTCAGTTCCAGGATGCTTAGGGAATGTCTCTTCTTTAAGGGAGATAGTTCTCAATCTCAACAACTTGTCTTCTGGTATACCAGATAGCATCTGGAACCTGCACGATCTTCTGGTGCTAGACCTTTCCTCAAATTCCTTCACCAATTCTCTCTCTGCTCAAATAGGAAATCTAAAGATGGCAACTTCCATTAACTTGTCAAAGAACCAGCTATCAAATGATATTCCCTCTAGAATCGGAGATCTGAAAAGTTTAATTGATCTCTCTTTGGCTCATAATAGATTCCAAGGATCCATTCCCCAGTCCATGGGTGATATGCTGAATTTGGTGTCCCTAGATCTTTCCTATAATAAGATCTCTGGTACGATTCCGATGTCCCTAGAAACACTAAAACATCTCGAGCATTTCAATGTTTCTTTTAATGAATTATCAGGAAATATACCAACCGGTGGTCCTTTCATTAACTTCTCCAGTGAATCTTTTATGTTCAATAGTGCATTATGTGGTAGTCCGAGGTTTCAAGTCCCATATTGCAAAGGATCAAAGCACCAAGCAAAGACGAAGAAAGTTCTAAGAGTTGCGTTGATCACTTTATGTATTGCTACATTTGTGTGTGCCATCACCCTGACCTTGATAGTGGTCAAGTACAAGAGGAAAAACAAACCTACAAATATATCAAATGATGTATCTTCTTCTGTAGGACCTGCAAGATTTTCCCAATATGAGCTTTTACAGGCAACAAATGGATACAGTGAAAGCAATTTTCTCGGCAGGGGAGGTTTCAGTTCGGTGTATAAAGGTGTTTTGGAGGACGGGACAGTTTTCGCGGTGAAGGTTTTCAACATGGAACTTGAAGGCGCGttgaaaagttttgataccGAATGTGAAGTACTGCGCAATCTTCGCCACAGAAATCTCACCAAAGTCATCGGTAGTTGCTCCAATCAAGATTTCAAGGCATTAGTTCTTGAATTCATGCCCAATGGGAGTCTGGAAAAATGGTTGTATTCTGGCACATATTTCTTGAACATCATGCAAAGGTTGAGTATAATGATAGACGTGGCGAGTGCATTGGAATATCTTCATAATGGCTATTCAACACCTGTGGTTCACTGTGATTTGAAGCCTAGTAACGTTCTTCTAGATGAAAACATGATCGCCCACGTCAGTGATTTCGGCATTGCCAAACTGCTTGGCGAAGGAGAGAGCATTAGACACACGAGTACTCTCGCGACATTTGGTTACATGGCTCCAG AGTATGGGTTGGAAGGTATGGCTTCCACAAGATGTGATGTGTACAGTTACGGCGTCGTGCTACTGGAAACCTTCACCGGAAAACGGCCAAGCGATGAAATGTTTGAAGGGCAGTTGAGCCTAAAAAACTGGGTGCAGAGTTCAATGCCAAATGCATTAACACAGGTTATCGACGGCAACTTAATAAGATCAGCCGAGGGAGAAAATTTCGACAAACTACAGTACTGTGTTTCCTCTGTTTTCGAATTGGCTCTGAATTGCTTGGAAGAATCTCCTGGTACAAGGATGAACATGAAAGATGTGCTGGCACAACTCGTTAAACTGAGAACTCAATCTATGTAA
- the LOC140866576 gene encoding uncharacterized protein: MDPESREINQRVSRDLAQDEPRNSVNLETVIEMGGSEISDPNAGSNGSALSDPVSVDDAAKIEDKSSSCVIDVNSRDSCGENYRVCRICHLSPKESGKSLNDLIELGCGCKGELEVVHQDCGEAWFGVRGNRFCEICGETAKNIKGVGNNEFMEEWNDHRSSDTGNMPSDNNRRCLRGQPLCNFLMACLVIAFILPWFFRVNMF; this comes from the exons ATGGATCCGGAATCAAGAGAAATCAATCAAAGAGTCTCCCGAGATCTTGCCCAAGATGAACCAAGAAATTCGGTTAATCTGGAGACTGTGATTGAGATGGGAGGAAGTGAAATTTCTGATCCAAACGCGGGGTCGAATGGGTCAGCTCTTAGTGATCCGGTGTCAGTGGATGATGCCGCAAAAATTGAAGATAAGTCGTCTTCTTGTGTGATTGATGTAAACAGCAGAGATTCTTGCGGAGAAAATTATAGGGTTTGTAGAATTTGCCATTTGAGTCCAAAGGAAAGTGGGAAGAgtttaaatgatttgattgaactTGGTTGTGGATGTAAAGGTGAGCTTGAGGTTGTTCACCAGGATTGTGGTGAGGCTTGGTTTGGTGTTCGAGGGAATAG ATTCTGCGAAATTTGTGGTGAGACTGCAAAAAACATCAAAGGTGTTGGCAATAATGAATTTATGGAAGAATGGAATGACCATAGATCATCTGATACTGGTAATATGCCATCAGATAACAACAGAAGGTGTTTGCGTGGACAACCGTTGTGTAATTTCTTAATGGCATGTCTGGTAATAGCATTCATCCTTCCTTGGTTTTTCCGAGTAAATATGTTCTAG
- the LOC140866354 gene encoding probable WRKY transcription factor 65 isoform X1, with amino-acid sequence MSRLNNTRLVSELVDSEESPENSGDSPRSAVSGDIKTAASTSSSRRSRRGGIQKRVVSIPIKEVEGLKLKGDHMTAPPSDSWAWRKYGQKPIKGSPYPRGYYRCSSSKGCPARKQVERSRVDPNMLVVTYSCEHNHPWPASRHNNNLNTNHPKSTSSAAATNLTASEDEEEQEEQEDQQEEEKLPVINPNCNKPQEIMEEDMKFSHFINGSTEFGWFSDFESTTSCTMLESHMILTEDRNIATDNEMAMIFTMREEDDESLFADLGELPECSTVFRRGMAQKEAEQRRHTGDNETMCLPQICLPS; translated from the exons ATGAGTAGATTGAATAACACTAGACTTGTTAGCGAGCTTGTGGACTCCGAGGAATCCCCGGAAAACAGCGGTGATTCGCCTCGCTCCGCCGTGTCTGGAGATATCAAGACGGCCGCTTCCACCTCCTCTTCCAGAAGAAG TAGGAGAGGAGGCATACAGAAGAGAGTTGTGTCGATTCCAATCAAAGAAGTGGAAGGATTAAAGCTAAAAGGTGATCATATGACTGCTCCGCCGTCTGATTCTTGGGCATGGAGAAAATACGGCCAAAAACCCATAAAGGGTTCTCCATATCCAAG AGGATATTACAGGTGTAGTAGTTCAAAAGGATGTCCCGCAAGAAAACAAGTGGAGAGGAGTAGAGTGGACCCTAACATGCTAGTGGTGACATATTCTTGTGAACACAACCACCCTTGGCCGGCATCTAGGCATAATAATAATCTCAACACCAACCACCCAAAATCCACCAGCTCGGCGGCGGCTACTAACTTGACAGCTTCAGAAgatgaagaagaacaagaagaacAAGAAGATCAGCAAGAAGAAGAGAAGCTGCCTGTGATTAATCCTAATTGTAATAAACCTCAAGAAATCATGGAGGAGGACAtgaaatttagccattttattAATGGTAGTACTGAATTTGGATGGTTTTCTGATTTCGAATCCACCACATCTTGCACCATGCTGGAGAGTCACATGATTTTAACAGAGGACAGGAATATTGCTACAGACAATGAAATGGCTATGATTTTCACGATgcgtgaagaagatgatgagtCTCTGTTTGCTGATCTCGGTGAGTTGCCGGAATGCTCGACTGTGTTCCGCCGTGGGATGGCGCAAAAAGAGGCGGAGCAACGGCGCCACACTGGGGATAATGAGACCATGTGCCTTCCCCAAATTTGTCTTCCGTCATGA